One genomic window of [Clostridium] scindens ATCC 35704 includes the following:
- a CDS encoding helix-turn-helix transcriptional regulator, whose product MMIADKIKQLRTSRDMTQSDLAKKLNITRSSVNAWEMGLSTPSTAYLVELSQLFHVSTDYLLGLSGNATLDISNLSEKEVQIVYDLVQYFRDKK is encoded by the coding sequence ATGATGATTGCAGATAAGATCAAACAATTGAGAACATCACGGGATATGACCCAGAGCGATCTGGCCAAAAAACTGAATATAACCAGAAGCAGCGTCAATGCATGGGAAATGGGACTGTCTACCCCTTCCACCGCTTATCTGGTGGAACTTTCACAGCTGTTCCACGTCTCAACCGATTACTTATTAGGGCTTTCCGGCAATGCTACCTTGGATATCTCGAACCTATCGGAAAAAGAAGTTCAGATTGTCTACGACCTGGTACAGTACTTCCGAGACAAGAAATAA